A window of Streptomyces armeniacus contains these coding sequences:
- the rplB gene encoding 50S ribosomal protein L2, with amino-acid sequence MGIRKYKPTTPGRRGSSVADFVEVTRSTPEKSLVRPLHSKGGRNNAGRVTVRHQGGGHKRAYRVIDFRRHDKDGVPAKVAHIEYDPNRTARIALLHYVDGEKRYILAPAGLKQGDRVENGPDADIKPGNNLALRNIPVGTTLHAIELKPGGGAKFARSAGASVQLLAKEGRMAHLRMPSGEIRLVDVRCRATVGEVGNAEQSNINWGKAGRMRWKGVRPTVRGVVMNPIDHPHGGGEGRTSGGRHPVSPWGQKEGRTRSPKKASNKYIVRRRKTNKKR; translated from the coding sequence ATGGGTATCCGCAAGTACAAGCCGACGACCCCGGGCCGTCGTGGCTCCAGCGTCGCCGACTTCGTCGAGGTCACGCGGTCCACGCCGGAGAAGTCGCTGGTCCGCCCGCTGCACAGCAAGGGTGGCCGTAACAACGCCGGTCGTGTGACCGTCCGTCACCAGGGCGGCGGCCACAAGCGCGCCTACCGTGTCATCGACTTCCGTCGGCACGACAAGGACGGCGTGCCCGCCAAGGTCGCGCACATCGAGTACGACCCCAACCGCACCGCGCGCATCGCGCTCCTGCACTACGTCGACGGCGAGAAGCGCTACATCCTCGCGCCGGCCGGCCTGAAGCAGGGCGACCGGGTGGAGAACGGCCCCGACGCCGACATCAAGCCCGGCAACAACCTGGCGCTGCGCAACATCCCGGTCGGTACGACACTGCACGCCATCGAGCTGAAGCCCGGTGGCGGCGCGAAGTTCGCGCGCAGCGCGGGCGCTTCCGTGCAGCTGCTGGCGAAGGAGGGCCGCATGGCCCACCTGCGCATGCCGTCCGGCGAGATCCGGCTGGTCGACGTCCGCTGCCGCGCCACCGTAGGCGAGGTCGGCAACGCCGAGCAGTCGAACATCAACTGGGGCAAGGCCGGCCGTATGCGCTGGAAGGGCGTACGGCCGACCGTCCGCGGCGTGGTCATGAACCCGATCGACCACCCGCACGGTGGTGGCGAAGGGCGCACCTCCGGCGGCCGGCACCCGGTGTCGCCGTGGGGTCAGAAAGAGGGACGTACTCGCTCGCCGAAGAAGGCCAGCAACAAGTACATCGTCCGTCGCCGCAAGACGAACAAGAAGCGCTAG
- the rplW gene encoding 50S ribosomal protein L23, producing MSDTAAESTATTATVTSKTFTDPRDVLIKPVVSEKSYALLDENKYTFIVDPRANKTQIKQAVEAIFSVKVSGVNTINRQGKRKRTRTGYGKRADTKRAIVTLAEGDRIDIFGGPTS from the coding sequence ATGAGCGACACCGCAGCCGAGAGCACCGCGACCACCGCGACCGTCACCAGCAAGACGTTCACGGACCCGCGCGACGTGCTGATCAAGCCGGTCGTCTCGGAGAAGAGCTACGCACTGCTGGACGAGAACAAGTACACGTTCATCGTCGACCCCCGTGCCAACAAGACCCAGATCAAGCAGGCCGTCGAGGCCATCTTCTCGGTCAAGGTCTCCGGGGTGAACACGATCAACCGGCAGGGCAAGCGCAAGCGCACCCGCACCGGGTACGGGAAGCGCGCCGACACCAAGCGCGCCATCGTGACCCTCGCCGAGGGCGACCGAATCGACATCTTCGGCGGCCCGACCTCCTGA
- the rplD gene encoding 50S ribosomal protein L4: protein MSTIDILSPAGDKAGTVELPAEIFDVQVSVPLIHQVVVAQLAAARQGTHKTKTRGEVRGGGKKPYRQKGTGRARQGSTRAPQFAGGGVVHGPVPRDYSQRTPKKMKAAALRGALSDRARHDRVHVVSGVVEGEVSTKAAREFLGKVSERKNVLLVAERSDEAAWLSARNLPQVHLLEPGQLNTYDVLVSDDVVFTKAAYDSFVAGPVKAGKAVATEAELEGSDA from the coding sequence ATGAGCACGATTGACATCCTTTCGCCGGCAGGCGACAAGGCCGGGACCGTCGAGCTCCCCGCGGAGATCTTCGACGTGCAGGTCAGCGTTCCGCTGATCCACCAGGTCGTTGTCGCGCAGCTGGCCGCGGCCCGCCAGGGCACGCACAAGACGAAGACGCGCGGCGAGGTCCGCGGCGGCGGCAAGAAGCCGTACCGCCAGAAGGGCACCGGCCGCGCCCGCCAGGGTTCGACCCGCGCGCCCCAGTTCGCCGGTGGTGGCGTCGTGCACGGTCCCGTGCCGCGTGACTACTCGCAGCGGACGCCGAAGAAGATGAAGGCCGCCGCCCTGCGCGGTGCCCTCTCGGACCGGGCGCGCCACGACCGTGTCCACGTCGTCTCCGGCGTGGTCGAGGGCGAGGTCTCCACGAAGGCCGCGCGTGAGTTCCTCGGCAAGGTCAGCGAGCGCAAGAACGTGCTCCTGGTCGCCGAGCGCTCCGACGAGGCCGCGTGGCTGTCCGCCCGCAACCTGCCCCAGGTGCACCTCCTGGAGCCGGGCCAGCTGAACACGTACGACGTGCTCGTCTCCGACGACGTGGTCTTCACCAAGGCCGCCTACGACTCGTTCGTGGCCGGTCCGGTGAAGGCGGGCAAGGCTGTCGCGACCGAGGCCGAGCTCGAAGGGAGCGACGCCTGA
- the rplC gene encoding 50S ribosomal protein L3, whose product MAKQIKGVLGEKLGMTQVWDENNRVVPVTVVKAGPCVVTQVRTNDKDGYDAVQIAFGEIDPRKVNKPLKGHFAKADVTPRRHLVELRTPDASEYTLGQEVTAEVFDSGIKVDVTGKSKGKGFAGGMKRHGFKGGKASHGAHRIHRKPGSIGGCATPGRVFKGTRMAGRMGNERVTTQNLTVHAVDAEKGLLLIKGAVPGPNGGLVLVRSAAKGA is encoded by the coding sequence ATGGCTAAGCAGATCAAGGGTGTCCTGGGCGAGAAGCTCGGCATGACCCAGGTCTGGGACGAGAACAACCGTGTCGTCCCCGTGACCGTAGTCAAAGCCGGGCCCTGTGTCGTGACCCAGGTGCGCACCAATGACAAGGACGGCTACGACGCCGTTCAGATCGCCTTCGGCGAGATCGACCCGCGCAAGGTGAACAAGCCCCTCAAGGGCCACTTCGCCAAGGCCGACGTCACCCCGCGCCGCCACCTCGTGGAGCTCCGTACGCCGGACGCCAGCGAGTACACGCTCGGCCAGGAAGTCACCGCCGAGGTCTTCGACTCCGGCATCAAGGTCGACGTGACCGGCAAGAGCAAGGGCAAGGGCTTCGCCGGCGGCATGAAGCGCCACGGCTTCAAGGGCGGCAAGGCTTCGCACGGTGCCCACCGCATCCACCGCAAGCCCGGCTCGATCGGCGGCTGCGCGACCCCGGGTCGTGTCTTCAAGGGCACCCGGATGGCCGGCCGCATGGGCAACGAGCGGGTCACCACCCAGAACCTGACCGTCCACGCCGTTGACGCGGAGAAGGGCCTGCTGCTCATCAAGGGCGCGGTGCCTGGTCCGAACGGCGGCCTCGTCCTGGTCCGCAGTGCGGCCAAGGGGGCTTGA
- the rpsJ gene encoding 30S ribosomal protein S10, whose protein sequence is MAGQKIRIRLKAYDHEVIDNSAKKIVETVTRTGASVAGPVPLPTEKNVYCVIKSPHKYKDAREHFEMRTHKRLIDILDPTPKTVDSLMRLDLPAGVDIEIKL, encoded by the coding sequence ATGGCGGGACAGAAGATCCGCATCCGGCTCAAGGCCTACGACCACGAGGTCATCGACAACTCGGCGAAGAAGATCGTCGAGACGGTGACCCGCACTGGTGCGTCGGTCGCGGGCCCGGTGCCGCTGCCCACAGAGAAGAACGTGTACTGCGTCATCAAGTCGCCGCACAAGTACAAGGACGCGCGCGAGCACTTCGAGATGCGCACCCACAAGCGGCTGATCGACATCCTCGACCCGACCCCCAAGACCGTTGACTCGTTGATGCGCCTGGACCTTCCGGCCGGCGTCGACATCGAGATCAAGCTCTGA
- the drmD gene encoding DISARM system SNF2-like helicase DrmD gives MAVVNVRADTEADDVRQPQSPSDARLPALGQLVTVRNRQWMVTEIARSSIAADDPARAAGGAASHMVTLVSVDDDARDEELRVVWELEQSAVVHDPHELPSPTSGFDSPDRLDAFLDAVRWGAVASADRTALQSPFRSGVEIHEYQLAPVVRALSMPRTNLLIADDVGLGKTVEAGLVMQELMLRHRARTMLIVCPAGLTLQWQEEMRDKFGLDFRIVNSTLLRELRRSSGRYANPWTHFPRLIVSVDWLKRERPMRTLREMLPQVPEYPRAFDLLVVDEVHTCAPTGTGKYAVDSQRTKAVRALAPHCEHRLFLSATPHNGYLESFTALLELLDDHRFARGVKPSEEQLRRVMVRRLKSELPSAWDGSRRFPERVPHALEVQHSDSARAAYGKLCAYAGSRRSGGGKAERTASDFVTSLLKKRFLSSPMAFAETIEVHLKTMTARDHEPDDSASAATPSERVLLPLIQQAEEASDSDEEYGEAAERALTAVRQTSRPLTGEERALLRELSAWAREAGKRPDAKFTAFRGWLDGVACPDGPARDWTRERVIVFTEYRDTQRWLYGRLIAAGYPKERIAQLYGGQRPDEREHIKTVFQEDPELSDVRILLATDAASEGINLQAHCHRLLHWEIPWNPNRLEQRNGRIDRHGQRAARVDVHHFVPQGWQGFAASGTDSAHADGTLEDELHFLAIAARKTEQIREDLGSAGEVIAAQVEQKMLGRRSDWTAADTEIAKRSSREVLKIERDLARELEKLVGDLAGSRAALHLTPETLERVVRTALQLAHRKDLTPVPAPGTAPEASARTADCMSRTARCFRLPELPGAWAQARNEGLRHPLTGTERPVVFDETEARGRTDVVLLHLGHRLVQMCLRLLRAELWSGAREARLSRVTARVVPGDVLPAPAVVAHGRVIISGSGGARLHEEIITAGGVITGGALEQARQADLDAWLAAATEELPGETMRDQLAALWPGLEDRLSRALRNRAHTRFRALTTVLGKRCEEEVEGVRKVLDELEKAIRARLDDHGYWEQGSLFDVDDERRQLRADREALHERLRNLPGLMESETTALRRRWADPTPRWFPAAVTFLVPSALARGDHR, from the coding sequence ATGGCAGTCGTGAACGTGCGCGCGGATACGGAAGCCGATGACGTACGGCAGCCCCAGTCACCATCCGATGCCCGCCTGCCCGCCCTGGGACAACTTGTCACCGTACGCAACCGCCAGTGGATGGTCACCGAGATAGCCCGCTCGTCAATCGCCGCGGACGACCCTGCCCGCGCGGCCGGCGGTGCAGCTTCCCATATGGTCACGCTGGTCTCAGTCGATGACGACGCCCGTGACGAGGAGCTGCGGGTGGTATGGGAACTGGAGCAGTCGGCGGTAGTACATGACCCTCACGAACTCCCCTCACCCACGAGCGGGTTCGACTCCCCGGACCGCCTCGACGCCTTCCTGGACGCCGTGCGCTGGGGGGCGGTGGCTTCCGCCGACCGCACGGCACTCCAGTCACCCTTCCGCTCAGGTGTGGAGATCCACGAGTACCAGCTGGCCCCGGTCGTACGTGCCCTGTCGATGCCCCGTACGAACCTGTTGATCGCCGACGATGTCGGGCTCGGCAAGACCGTCGAAGCCGGCCTTGTCATGCAGGAACTCATGCTCCGGCACCGCGCGCGCACCATGCTGATCGTCTGCCCTGCTGGCCTTACTCTCCAGTGGCAGGAGGAGATGCGGGACAAATTCGGCTTGGACTTCCGGATCGTCAACAGCACGCTGCTGCGTGAGCTGCGGCGCTCGAGCGGCCGGTACGCCAATCCGTGGACGCACTTCCCCCGCCTGATCGTGTCGGTGGACTGGCTGAAGCGGGAACGACCAATGCGCACGCTCCGCGAGATGCTGCCGCAAGTACCCGAGTATCCCCGTGCGTTCGATCTGCTGGTGGTGGACGAGGTGCACACTTGCGCCCCTACCGGCACCGGTAAGTATGCGGTCGACTCTCAGCGCACCAAGGCCGTGCGCGCCCTGGCGCCGCACTGCGAACACCGACTCTTCCTCTCCGCCACACCGCACAATGGATACCTGGAGTCCTTCACAGCCCTGCTGGAGCTCTTGGACGACCACCGGTTCGCCCGTGGTGTGAAGCCTTCGGAAGAGCAGCTGCGGCGGGTGATGGTGCGCCGTCTGAAGTCGGAGCTGCCGTCGGCCTGGGATGGCTCGCGGCGCTTCCCCGAAAGGGTCCCGCACGCCCTGGAGGTCCAGCATTCCGACTCGGCGCGGGCGGCGTACGGGAAGTTGTGCGCGTACGCGGGTTCCCGGCGGAGCGGCGGGGGCAAGGCCGAGCGGACGGCTTCCGACTTCGTGACATCGCTGCTGAAAAAGCGCTTCCTGTCCTCTCCGATGGCGTTCGCGGAAACCATCGAGGTCCATCTAAAGACGATGACCGCGCGGGACCACGAGCCGGACGATTCGGCGTCAGCGGCCACCCCCAGCGAACGAGTCCTGCTTCCGCTGATCCAGCAGGCCGAGGAGGCATCGGACAGCGACGAGGAGTACGGGGAAGCGGCCGAACGGGCGCTCACCGCCGTACGGCAGACTTCGCGCCCACTGACTGGCGAGGAAAGGGCGCTGCTGCGAGAGCTGTCGGCCTGGGCACGGGAGGCGGGCAAACGTCCGGACGCGAAGTTCACGGCCTTCCGCGGCTGGTTGGACGGGGTCGCCTGCCCGGACGGGCCGGCGCGCGACTGGACACGCGAGCGCGTGATCGTTTTCACCGAGTACCGGGACACTCAGCGCTGGCTCTACGGCCGGCTGATCGCCGCCGGATACCCGAAGGAACGCATCGCCCAGCTCTACGGCGGTCAGCGGCCGGACGAGCGTGAGCACATCAAGACCGTCTTTCAGGAAGACCCGGAACTCTCCGACGTACGTATCCTGCTGGCCACCGACGCCGCCAGCGAGGGCATCAACCTCCAGGCCCACTGCCACCGGCTGCTGCACTGGGAAATCCCCTGGAATCCCAACCGGCTCGAGCAGCGTAACGGCCGAATCGACCGGCACGGGCAGCGAGCGGCGCGCGTGGACGTGCACCACTTCGTACCCCAGGGATGGCAGGGCTTCGCCGCTTCCGGCACGGACTCCGCGCACGCGGACGGCACTCTGGAGGACGAGCTGCACTTCCTCGCCATCGCCGCACGCAAGACCGAACAGATCCGGGAGGATCTGGGCAGTGCCGGCGAGGTCATCGCCGCCCAGGTGGAGCAGAAGATGCTGGGTCGCCGATCGGACTGGACCGCCGCCGATACGGAGATCGCCAAGCGTTCCAGCCGCGAGGTGCTCAAGATCGAACGGGATCTGGCACGGGAACTGGAGAAGCTGGTCGGCGACTTGGCGGGCAGCCGCGCGGCGTTGCATCTCACCCCAGAGACCCTCGAACGAGTGGTGCGTACAGCGTTGCAGCTCGCGCACCGCAAGGACCTCACCCCTGTCCCCGCTCCCGGCACCGCGCCGGAAGCCAGCGCGCGTACGGCCGACTGCATGTCCCGTACCGCCCGCTGCTTCAGGCTGCCCGAACTGCCCGGCGCCTGGGCGCAGGCCCGTAATGAAGGCTTGCGGCACCCGCTCACCGGCACGGAGCGCCCGGTCGTCTTCGACGAGACCGAGGCACGCGGGCGTACGGATGTCGTGCTCCTGCACCTCGGGCACCGGCTCGTGCAGATGTGTCTGCGGCTGCTCCGCGCCGAGCTGTGGTCCGGTGCCCGTGAGGCACGGCTCTCCCGCGTCACCGCGCGCGTGGTCCCCGGTGACGTGCTGCCTGCTCCAGCGGTGGTGGCGCACGGCCGGGTGATCATTTCCGGGAGTGGCGGCGCCCGGCTGCACGAGGAGATCATCACCGCCGGAGGCGTGATCACCGGCGGAGCGCTGGAACAGGCCCGCCAGGCCGACCTGGACGCCTGGCTTGCCGCCGCCACCGAGGAGCTGCCAGGGGAGACGATGCGTGACCAGCTCGCGGCCCTGTGGCCTGGCCTGGAGGATCGGCTCTCGCGTGCTCTGCGCAATCGAGCGCACACCAGGTTCCGCGCTTTGACGACCGTGCTCGGCAAGCGTTGCGAGGAGGAAGTCGAAGGCGTACGGAAGGTTCTGGACGAGCTGGAGAAAGCCATCCGCGCCCGCCTGGACGACCACGGCTATTGGGAACAGGGCTCGCTCTTCGACGTGGACGACGAACGCCGTCAGCTGCGCGCTGACCGTGAAGCGCTGCACGAGCGGCTACGGAACCTGCCCGGCCTGATGGAATCCGAGACCACCGCGCTGCGCCGCCGCTGGGCCGACCCGACACCGCGCTGGTTTCCCGCCGCTGTCACTTTCCTCGTCCCGTCCGCCCTCGCCCGGGGAGACCACCGCTGA
- a CDS encoding Eco57I restriction-modification methylase domain-containing protein, with amino-acid sequence MPAPAEQHEEWLRLLRPDGPFIALPVLTETFPQGLDTVPDTTRARIRQAWAEVQEDPALLGHGWERLVLSELLGWKPGLREGATLPESLRAGAHTPHAVLFGPAAPGQDGPCPRVLFFRIGWGESLTRAKGDTPSLVDRAADLARWREVPIALLSNGREWALVHARPKEATTVAVFDADLWSEEPLLLRSFASLLHARRAALPPKDAAGQHSSSLAALFARSAELQSEVTDTLGRQVREAVALLVAELSRLDRESDGALLNGVRGKHVYESTVTVMMRLVFLLYAEEQRLLPAEDRLYADSYAVSTLYADLDAARHLYGDELGDRRAAAWPRLLALFAAIHGGCRHDQLRIPAYGGSLFDPARFPWLADGKVTDRVVYEILDALLVLRRTRAGGDEALSYKGLDVEQIGHVYEGLLEYACERALDPHVGVALGRDGRYEAVLPLAELEAWKAAGPDTLERELKEATGVTAVGQIRRALAMGAGADKGSGAGTVLAVTGELDAACGNDEQLATRVAPFTGLLDDDLRGMPKVFPAGSVVLVRAGDRRNTGTHYTPKELAEEVVSHTLAPLCFSPGPAEGAEPGVWRAKGADELLRLRVLDPAMGSGAFLVSTCRYLADRVVDAWLRDGLPEAVGQDVGRDDRDELLRVARRLVADQCLYGVDRDPMAVELAKLSLWLVTLAKGRPFSFLDHALRSGDSLVGVLDVEQIKALHLDAGARQLSDDVSRALDVTESLLSQAAELRQRIEATPVVDIRVVQDKAELLREAESLSGRLRLAADAVVGAALAAEGIDDEEAAELSGEENTGGKRGAAVFRSVKEDAKAEAYENRLAAVAGLVVRALEDDDPEAAEQARGMVDRWLTGPRAEPVRPLHWPLEFPEIMGVGGTTRGFDAVVGNPPFSGGQKLTGNLGRDYREYLVNRLGGGTRGSADLCAYFLLRNLSLAPGRRTGIIATNTIAQGDTREVGLDQATSAEWRIYRAIKSQKWPGTAALEVSLVWLGGHAGEQERLVLDEREVRGITPGLDPQSRVSGKPYRLAANAEESFIGSYVLGKGFILPPEQARALIEKDPRNKDVLFPYLNGEDLNSRPDCSASRWVINFHDWPLEKATTYEDVFAIVEREVKPVRATNPNRQRREFWWRFTRPTLDLYEAIADLDQVIVIALVSRTVMPARVPANQVLAHKLCAFTAQQASQLALLSSAVHSAWAWRYSSTMKADLNYSPSDVFETFPLPPENDRLMAAGNTLERAQRNAMAARNIGLTKLYNAVHDKSEQAADVAAVRAAHVEVDEAVAEAYGWGDLDMGHGFHPTRQGERFTIEPSIQTEVLDRLLLLNHVRYKEEQEAGSRTPKARKKAVPQQKARAEADPEEGIQGELFSSPGTNS; translated from the coding sequence GTGCCCGCCCCGGCGGAGCAGCACGAGGAGTGGCTGCGGCTGCTGCGCCCGGACGGCCCGTTCATCGCCCTCCCGGTGCTCACTGAGACCTTCCCGCAAGGCCTGGACACCGTGCCGGACACCACGCGCGCCCGCATCCGGCAGGCGTGGGCGGAAGTTCAGGAGGACCCCGCGCTGCTCGGCCACGGCTGGGAGCGGTTGGTACTCAGCGAACTGCTGGGCTGGAAGCCCGGGTTGCGCGAGGGCGCCACACTGCCCGAGTCTCTGCGCGCGGGCGCGCACACCCCGCACGCCGTGCTCTTCGGCCCCGCCGCCCCCGGACAGGACGGGCCGTGCCCGCGCGTGCTGTTCTTCCGTATCGGCTGGGGCGAGTCGCTGACACGCGCGAAGGGTGACACTCCCTCCCTGGTGGACCGCGCCGCCGACCTCGCCCGCTGGCGCGAGGTGCCGATTGCGCTGCTGAGCAACGGCCGTGAGTGGGCGCTGGTGCACGCGCGTCCGAAGGAGGCCACCACCGTCGCTGTCTTCGACGCCGACCTGTGGTCGGAGGAGCCGCTGCTGCTGCGGTCATTCGCGAGCCTGCTGCACGCCCGCCGTGCCGCACTGCCGCCGAAGGACGCCGCCGGACAGCACTCCAGCTCCCTCGCCGCCCTCTTCGCCCGGAGCGCCGAGCTTCAATCCGAGGTCACCGACACCCTCGGACGGCAGGTCCGCGAGGCGGTCGCCCTGCTCGTCGCCGAACTGTCCCGCCTGGACCGCGAGTCGGACGGCGCGCTGCTCAACGGAGTCCGCGGCAAGCACGTGTACGAGAGCACGGTCACGGTGATGATGCGGCTCGTCTTCCTGCTGTACGCGGAGGAGCAGCGGCTGCTGCCCGCTGAGGACCGCCTGTACGCGGACTCGTACGCGGTGAGCACGCTGTACGCCGACCTGGACGCCGCCCGCCACCTGTACGGCGATGAGCTGGGCGACCGCCGCGCCGCCGCGTGGCCGCGTCTGCTCGCGCTGTTCGCCGCGATCCACGGCGGCTGCCGCCACGACCAGCTGCGCATCCCCGCGTACGGCGGTTCGCTCTTCGACCCGGCCCGATTCCCGTGGCTGGCCGACGGGAAGGTCACGGACCGCGTGGTTTACGAGATCCTCGACGCGTTGCTGGTCCTCCGCCGTACGCGCGCGGGCGGCGACGAAGCCCTCTCGTACAAGGGCCTGGACGTCGAGCAGATCGGTCATGTCTACGAGGGCCTGCTGGAGTACGCCTGTGAGCGCGCCCTCGATCCGCATGTGGGCGTCGCACTGGGCAGGGACGGCCGGTACGAGGCGGTGCTGCCACTCGCCGAACTGGAGGCGTGGAAGGCCGCGGGGCCGGACACACTGGAGCGAGAGCTGAAGGAGGCCACCGGAGTCACCGCCGTCGGGCAGATCCGGCGCGCGCTGGCGATGGGCGCGGGCGCGGACAAGGGCTCTGGGGCCGGTACGGTCCTCGCCGTAACGGGTGAACTGGACGCCGCCTGCGGCAACGATGAGCAACTCGCCACCCGGGTGGCCCCGTTCACCGGTCTCCTCGATGACGACCTGCGGGGCATGCCGAAGGTATTTCCCGCGGGTTCTGTCGTACTGGTCCGAGCGGGCGACCGCCGAAACACTGGAACCCACTACACGCCCAAGGAGCTGGCCGAGGAAGTCGTCAGCCACACCCTCGCCCCGCTCTGCTTCTCCCCAGGGCCGGCGGAGGGAGCGGAACCGGGGGTGTGGCGCGCGAAGGGGGCGGACGAGCTGCTCCGGCTCCGGGTACTGGACCCCGCGATGGGCTCCGGCGCCTTCCTGGTCTCCACCTGCCGGTACCTCGCCGATCGTGTCGTCGATGCCTGGCTGCGCGACGGCCTGCCCGAAGCCGTAGGACAGGACGTGGGGCGAGACGACCGGGACGAACTGCTGCGCGTGGCCCGCCGCCTGGTCGCCGACCAGTGCCTGTACGGCGTGGACCGGGACCCGATGGCTGTCGAACTGGCCAAACTGTCGCTGTGGCTGGTCACCTTGGCCAAGGGCCGCCCGTTCTCCTTCCTCGACCACGCACTGCGCAGTGGGGATTCGCTGGTGGGCGTCCTGGACGTGGAGCAGATCAAAGCCCTGCACCTGGACGCGGGTGCCCGGCAGCTCAGCGACGACGTGTCGCGTGCACTGGACGTCACTGAGTCGCTGCTGTCGCAGGCGGCCGAGCTGAGGCAGCGGATCGAGGCGACGCCGGTCGTGGATATTCGGGTGGTACAGGACAAGGCCGAACTCCTGCGGGAAGCCGAGTCGTTGTCGGGACGACTCCGGCTCGCGGCGGACGCGGTGGTGGGCGCAGCGCTGGCGGCCGAGGGCATCGACGACGAGGAGGCGGCGGAGCTTTCCGGAGAGGAGAACACGGGCGGCAAGCGCGGAGCGGCGGTGTTCCGTTCGGTGAAGGAAGATGCGAAGGCGGAGGCGTACGAGAACCGGCTGGCGGCGGTCGCGGGTCTGGTGGTGCGTGCGCTGGAGGACGACGATCCGGAGGCTGCGGAGCAGGCCCGGGGCATGGTGGACAGGTGGCTGACGGGCCCCCGGGCCGAGCCGGTACGGCCGTTGCACTGGCCGCTGGAGTTCCCGGAGATCATGGGTGTGGGCGGGACCACGCGGGGCTTCGACGCGGTGGTGGGCAACCCGCCGTTCAGCGGGGGCCAGAAGCTCACCGGAAACCTGGGCCGGGACTACCGCGAGTACCTGGTCAACCGGCTCGGCGGCGGCACGCGCGGCAGCGCGGACCTGTGCGCGTACTTCCTGCTGCGGAACCTGTCGCTGGCTCCGGGACGCCGTACGGGCATCATCGCGACGAACACCATTGCGCAGGGCGACACCCGCGAGGTCGGCCTCGACCAGGCGACCTCGGCGGAGTGGCGGATCTACCGGGCGATCAAGTCCCAGAAGTGGCCGGGCACGGCCGCGTTGGAGGTCTCGCTGGTGTGGCTGGGCGGTCACGCGGGCGAGCAGGAGCGGCTGGTGCTGGACGAGCGGGAGGTACGGGGGATCACGCCCGGCCTCGACCCGCAGTCGCGGGTGAGCGGCAAGCCGTACCGGCTTGCGGCGAACGCTGAGGAGTCGTTCATCGGGTCGTACGTCCTAGGCAAGGGCTTCATCCTCCCGCCGGAGCAGGCACGGGCGCTGATCGAGAAGGACCCGCGCAACAAGGACGTGCTGTTCCCGTACCTCAACGGGGAGGACCTCAACTCGCGGCCGGACTGCTCCGCGAGCCGGTGGGTGATCAATTTCCACGACTGGCCGCTGGAGAAGGCGACGACGTACGAGGACGTGTTCGCGATCGTGGAGCGGGAGGTCAAGCCGGTACGGGCGACGAACCCGAATCGCCAGCGCAGAGAGTTTTGGTGGCGATTCACTCGTCCGACGCTCGATCTCTATGAGGCCATTGCCGACCTTGACCAGGTCATCGTGATCGCCTTGGTGAGCCGCACTGTCATGCCCGCACGAGTACCTGCGAATCAGGTCCTCGCCCATAAGCTATGCGCTTTCACGGCTCAGCAAGCCAGCCAGTTGGCATTGCTGTCAAGCGCAGTGCACTCAGCGTGGGCATGGAGGTACTCCTCAACGATGAAGGCCGACCTCAACTACTCACCGTCCGACGTCTTCGAGACGTTCCCACTTCCTCCGGAAAACGATCGCCTCATGGCAGCCGGGAACACACTGGAGAGAGCCCAGCGCAATGCCATGGCAGCCCGAAATATCGGACTGACCAAGCTCTACAACGCCGTCCACGACAAGTCCGAGCAGGCCGCAGACGTGGCAGCCGTACGCGCGGCGCACGTCGAAGTGGACGAGGCAGTTGCCGAGGCGTACGGCTGGGGCGACCTCGACATGGGGCACGGGTTCCATCCGACCCGTCAGGGCGAGCGGTTCACCATCGAACCCAGCATTCAAACCGAGGTCTTGGACCGGCTGTTGCTACTGAACCACGTGCGCTACAAGGAGGAGCAGGAAGCCGGTTCGCGCACGCCGAAGGCACGGAAGAAGGCTGTCCCGCAACAGAAGGCGA